A single window of Rhizobium sp. SL42 DNA harbors:
- a CDS encoding patatin-like phospholipase family protein — protein MVDAIMATSSVPPFMPIGRIRGIAHLDGGLVDNPPLRKLVETERQGGRTLLLSTRYGRPPPQAPNRQVVAPSEDVPVNKFAVGDAKGLRHAFELGLRDGEAFATTLSSA, from the coding sequence CTGGTCGATGCGATCATGGCAACCTCGTCCGTACCGCCTTTCATGCCGATCGGACGGATCCGAGGGATAGCTCACCTGGACGGAGGACTGGTCGACAATCCGCCGCTGCGCAAACTTGTGGAAACCGAACGACAGGGTGGCCGGACCTTGTTGCTCTCCACCCGGTACGGGCGCCCGCCGCCACAGGCGCCGAACAGGCAAGTCGTTGCCCCAAGCGAAGATGTTCCGGTCAACAAATTCGCCGTCGGCGATGCCAAGGGCCTACGTCATGCCTTCGAACTCGGCTTGCGCGACGGCGAGGCCTTTGCGACAACACTCTCGTCGGCATAG
- a CDS encoding GFA family protein, whose translation MRRTYHGSCHCGAVTFEADLDLGLGTVKCNCSICAKYRMWGAKAGPDDVRISQGREALKDYAFGSHVAHHYFCRTCGVHPIAYVDIPSDGRRYWNVQICCLEGVDAAEVASAPITYEDGRTDRWDRTPADIRLL comes from the coding sequence ATGCGACGGACCTATCATGGCAGTTGCCACTGCGGCGCAGTCACCTTCGAAGCCGACCTCGATCTCGGCCTCGGTACGGTGAAATGCAACTGCTCGATCTGCGCCAAATACCGCATGTGGGGTGCAAAGGCGGGACCGGATGATGTTCGCATCAGCCAGGGTCGCGAGGCGCTCAAAGATTACGCCTTTGGCAGCCATGTTGCGCATCACTACTTTTGCCGGACCTGCGGCGTGCATCCCATCGCTTATGTCGACATACCCTCCGACGGACGCCGCTACTGGAATGTGCAGATCTGCTGCCTGGAGGGTGTGGATGCGGCAGAAGTGGCGAGCGCGCCGATAACCTACGAAGACGGACGTACGGACCGCTGGGACCGCACCCCGGCGGATATCAGGCTTTTGTAG
- a CDS encoding anhydro-N-acetylmuramic acid kinase — MTALKTAIGLMSGTSMDGIDVALVKTDGETLVERGPFLSIPYEPAFRDRLKQGLEDAKAITIREQRPGDLAGIERDLTLRHSEGVSLFLQRYALSAADIDLIGFHGQTVLHRPDLALTVQIGDGALLARETGIDIIFDMRANDMVHGGQGAPLVPVYHRALAHRLPPEQWPVCFVNIGGISNLTYLDRDGAVIGFDSGPGNALIDQWVEAHAGIPYDEGGRIASEGRVLMPLAGRYLANSFFTTSIRRSLDRNDFVPPTGSEAELSDGARTLAYVSAAAIIKSAAHLPRTPRTYVVCGGGRLNRIIMGDLARLADLQGATVLRAEEAGFDGDAMEAEAWAYLAVRATMGLPLTFPTTTGVREPVTGGVLVRAHALPATEPTKA; from the coding sequence ATGACGGCATTGAAAACGGCGATCGGCCTGATGAGCGGCACATCGATGGACGGCATCGACGTGGCGCTGGTGAAGACCGATGGTGAAACCCTGGTGGAGCGTGGACCGTTTCTGTCCATACCTTACGAGCCCGCCTTTCGTGATCGGCTGAAGCAGGGGTTGGAGGACGCCAAGGCGATCACCATCCGCGAGCAGCGACCGGGGGATCTGGCGGGTATCGAGCGAGATCTGACCCTGCGTCATAGCGAGGGCGTTTCTCTGTTCCTGCAACGATACGCGCTCTCGGCAGCGGATATCGACCTCATCGGTTTTCATGGCCAAACCGTGCTGCATCGACCGGATCTGGCGCTGACGGTGCAGATCGGCGACGGTGCGCTGCTGGCGCGGGAGACGGGGATCGACATCATCTTCGACATGCGGGCCAATGACATGGTGCATGGCGGCCAGGGTGCGCCGCTGGTGCCCGTCTATCATCGGGCGCTTGCTCATCGGCTGCCGCCCGAACAATGGCCGGTCTGCTTCGTCAATATCGGTGGGATCTCCAACCTGACCTATCTCGATCGTGATGGCGCCGTCATCGGCTTCGACAGCGGGCCAGGCAATGCGCTGATCGATCAATGGGTCGAGGCACATGCCGGCATTCCCTATGACGAAGGTGGGCGTATCGCATCGGAGGGCAGGGTGCTGATGCCGCTGGCCGGGCGCTATCTTGCCAACTCATTTTTTACGACCAGCATACGCCGATCGCTCGATCGCAACGACTTTGTGCCGCCGACAGGAAGCGAAGCGGAACTGTCGGATGGAGCTCGCACGCTTGCCTATGTGTCGGCCGCGGCGATCATCAAATCTGCGGCGCATCTGCCGCGAACACCCAGGACCTATGTGGTCTGTGGCGGCGGTCGGCTGAACAGGATCATCATGGGTGATCTGGCGCGATTGGCGGACTTGCAGGGAGCGACTGTGCTGCGCGCGGAAGAGGCGGGGTTCGACGGCGATGCAATGGAAGCCGAGGCCTGGGCCTATCTCGCCGTGCGGGCGACCATGGGGTTACCTTTGACCTTTCCAACAACGACCGGTGTCAGGGAGCCGGTGACAGGGGGCGTTCTGGTCAGGGCGCATGCGCTGCCCGCAACGGAGCCTACAAAAGCCTGA
- the tyrS gene encoding tyrosine--tRNA ligase produces MTKFKSDFLRTLDERGFIHQISDEAGLDELFAKETVTAYIGFDPTAPSLHAGGLIQIMMLHWMQQTGHRPISLMGGGTGMVGDPSFKDDARQLMTVDTIESNIASIKRVFSNYLSYGESPKDAMMINNGDWLRDINYLEFLRDVGRHFSVNRMLSFDSVKTRLDREQSLSFLEFNYMILQAYDFVELNKRYGCRLQMGGSDQWGNIINGIDLGHRMGTPQLYALTSPLLTTSSGAKMGKSLNGAVWLNPDMLSAYDFWQYWRNTEDADVSRFLKLYTTLPMDEIARLSALGGSEINEVKKILATEVTAMLHGRENAEQAAETARKTFEEGAMSGNLPSIEVVKGELETGIGLLALIVKAGLAASNGEARRHIQGGAVKINDTGVSDEKMIVGSGEVTGDGVIKLSLGKKKHILVRPV; encoded by the coding sequence ATGACGAAGTTCAAGTCCGATTTCCTCCGCACGCTCGACGAGCGTGGCTTCATTCACCAGATCTCCGATGAGGCAGGTCTCGACGAACTGTTCGCCAAGGAAACCGTGACCGCCTATATCGGCTTCGACCCGACGGCGCCTTCGCTGCATGCCGGCGGCCTGATCCAGATCATGATGCTGCACTGGATGCAGCAGACCGGTCATCGTCCGATCTCGCTGATGGGCGGCGGCACCGGCATGGTCGGGGACCCGTCCTTCAAGGACGACGCCCGCCAGCTGATGACGGTCGACACGATCGAAAGCAACATCGCCTCGATCAAGCGCGTCTTCTCGAACTACCTTTCCTACGGCGAAAGCCCGAAGGACGCCATGATGATCAACAACGGCGACTGGCTGCGCGACATCAACTACCTCGAATTCCTGCGCGACGTCGGCCGGCACTTCTCGGTCAACCGCATGCTGTCCTTCGACAGCGTCAAGACGCGCCTCGACCGCGAGCAATCGTTGTCCTTCCTCGAATTCAACTACATGATCCTGCAGGCCTACGACTTCGTCGAGCTGAACAAGCGTTACGGCTGCCGCCTGCAGATGGGCGGCTCCGACCAGTGGGGCAACATCATCAACGGTATCGACCTCGGCCACCGCATGGGCACGCCGCAGCTCTACGCTCTGACTTCTCCGCTCTTGACCACCTCGTCTGGCGCAAAGATGGGCAAGTCGCTGAACGGCGCCGTCTGGCTCAATCCGGACATGCTGTCGGCCTACGATTTCTGGCAGTACTGGCGCAACACCGAGGATGCCGATGTGTCGCGCTTCCTGAAGCTCTACACCACCCTGCCGATGGATGAGATCGCAAGGCTGTCGGCGCTTGGCGGCTCGGAAATCAACGAGGTCAAGAAGATCCTCGCGACCGAAGTTACCGCCATGCTGCACGGCCGTGAAAACGCCGAGCAAGCCGCCGAAACCGCGCGCAAGACCTTCGAGGAAGGTGCAATGTCGGGCAACCTGCCATCGATTGAGGTCGTCAAGGGTGAACTCGAAACCGGCATCGGCCTGCTCGCGCTGATCGTCAAGGCGGGCCTGGCGGCCTCGAACGGCGAGGCCCGTCGTCATATCCAGGGTGGCGCGGTCAAGATCAACGACACTGGCGTATCGGACGAAAAGATGATTGTCGGTTCCGGCGAAGTGACCGGCGACGGCGTGATCAAGCTCTCGCTCGGCAAGAAGAAGCACATCCTGGTCCGCCCGGTCTGA
- a CDS encoding AsmA-like C-terminal region-containing protein translates to MSDIRGDKLRFRTRDIVPLHALPSAQVEDPMIVHCPPRRSLVRRCLRGLVAFIGLWVIVIAGVFAVVESGTLDAALAQRATTALSNAMGPQYDAKIGRTAIRFSGGLDVTVDAHDVSVVDAASGQQVAMTQSVSLILEPMALLGGRFSVREIDSQGISLDARLLPKREPMDLSRFRIDNMPAVLDGAFGELDRLQGFIARGGLDRMRLGGLEVAATSASGRPLTLSIDDLAMERGSDDSLSIFGAISVNGQQTELTALTTNVGGAVHSMTLRIADFRLTPFMLRRSKAGLPRQGIDGSAELVLSAKRDIAGQEPEMSLAVNTRAATFYTDGQPQEITGADLNFAYDFGKDTIEIANSRAEFGPMILPLSGGLIDLDRLPEGKDFGKGIGIDLLVAQGRADVPSSGETAFPFDMKAYGRYLFDGTLLQFDTFDVSTANGKMVSTLQIRFGGTGPEVKFDGVVENMKAAVVKQLWPYWIADKPRSWVLKNIFGGTVSHGEISVFIPQNRLSLEPRPVHLKGDELRIGFDVVDARVNLTGDIPPLRDANARFDMMGERIEVKIKSAASYFPSGRVVALESGAVTIARAYEKPLMATISVAVNGAADAVAELVSFKPIQALQRIGFVAEDFSGAIKGTAEVTLGLIADQKPPAPVWNAYLQLDKVAIEKPFDGRRISDFTGTLAVDPKLAQIEGSARIDDVPMDIRMSEPVARDTDSGRERVVTAKLDNATRNKLVPGLDDIIDGPISVELTRLGDKRQAASVDLRNANLNIPWIGWSKGQGIGAKATFELSEVDGQTTIEKFVLDGDGFGASGELSTGPKGLIAANFSKVRLAPDDNLSIAIRQVKGTYNVTVSGSSFDARSLISKLKAPAVAGKGKGDDVSLRIEGKVDRVIGFGGEALSGSSVIYSARQGKTTALDFSAVTSSGQAVVAKLRRPDGFSEVSVTSSDAGALVRFIDLYKRLVGGLVNLKLNETPGGAWAGNLDLRSFQVDNEERLQSIVSTPTGSDGRSLNSAVKRDIDVSSARFQRAFARLYYNAGTLSVENGIVRGDQIGATFQGIVRDSSGRIDLTGTFMPAYGLNRLFGELPIIGAILGNGRDRGLLGITFKLTGAVERPNLVINPLSIIAPGVFRQIFEFR, encoded by the coding sequence ATGTCGGATATCCGGGGCGACAAGCTACGGTTTCGCACGCGGGACATCGTGCCGCTGCATGCCCTGCCTTCCGCGCAGGTGGAAGATCCCATGATCGTCCACTGCCCGCCGCGTCGCAGTCTCGTGCGCCGTTGCCTGCGGGGTCTCGTCGCGTTCATCGGTTTGTGGGTCATCGTCATCGCGGGCGTGTTTGCCGTAGTTGAAAGCGGGACGCTGGATGCTGCTTTGGCGCAACGTGCCACGACAGCGCTCTCCAATGCCATGGGCCCGCAATACGACGCGAAGATCGGTCGTACGGCGATCCGCTTTTCGGGCGGGCTCGATGTCACCGTCGATGCCCATGATGTTTCGGTCGTCGATGCGGCGAGCGGCCAGCAGGTGGCGATGACGCAGTCGGTAAGCCTCATTCTGGAGCCCATGGCTTTGCTTGGTGGCCGGTTCTCGGTTCGAGAAATAGACAGTCAGGGCATCTCCCTCGATGCCCGGCTCTTGCCGAAGCGCGAACCGATGGATCTATCCAGGTTCCGGATCGACAACATGCCGGCGGTGCTGGACGGCGCGTTCGGCGAATTGGACCGATTGCAGGGCTTCATCGCGCGGGGCGGGCTCGATCGCATGCGCCTGGGCGGCCTCGAGGTGGCGGCCACCAGTGCAAGCGGACGGCCGTTGACGTTATCCATCGATGATCTGGCGATGGAGCGAGGCAGTGACGACTCACTGTCGATCTTCGGCGCGATCTCGGTGAATGGCCAGCAGACCGAATTGACTGCCCTGACGACGAATGTCGGCGGTGCCGTCCATTCGATGACGCTCCGGATAGCGGACTTCCGCTTGACGCCATTCATGTTGCGGCGATCCAAGGCCGGCCTGCCACGCCAAGGTATCGATGGTTCCGCCGAGCTTGTTCTGTCTGCCAAACGCGATATCGCGGGGCAGGAGCCGGAAATGTCCCTGGCGGTCAACACGAGAGCCGCCACGTTCTATACCGATGGCCAGCCGCAGGAGATCACCGGGGCCGACCTGAACTTCGCCTATGACTTTGGCAAGGATACGATCGAGATCGCCAATTCCAGGGCCGAGTTCGGGCCGATGATCCTGCCGCTTTCTGGCGGCTTGATCGATCTGGACCGGCTGCCCGAGGGCAAGGATTTTGGCAAGGGCATCGGTATCGACCTGCTCGTCGCCCAGGGGCGTGCCGATGTGCCTTCCTCCGGTGAAACTGCGTTCCCCTTCGACATGAAGGCCTATGGCCGCTACCTGTTCGATGGCACCCTGCTGCAATTTGATACGTTCGACGTGTCCACGGCCAATGGCAAGATGGTCAGCACATTGCAGATTCGGTTTGGTGGCACCGGCCCTGAAGTGAAGTTCGACGGCGTGGTCGAGAACATGAAGGCTGCTGTGGTCAAGCAGCTCTGGCCCTATTGGATTGCCGACAAGCCTCGCAGCTGGGTGCTGAAGAATATCTTCGGTGGAACGGTATCGCATGGCGAGATTTCGGTTTTCATCCCGCAAAACCGCCTGTCGCTGGAACCGCGTCCGGTGCATCTGAAGGGTGACGAGCTGCGCATCGGCTTCGATGTGGTCGATGCCAGAGTGAACCTGACCGGGGATATTCCACCGCTGCGCGATGCCAATGCTCGCTTCGACATGATGGGCGAGCGGATCGAGGTGAAGATCAAATCGGCCGCCTCGTATTTTCCGTCTGGGCGTGTCGTGGCGCTGGAAAGTGGCGCGGTGACCATCGCCCGTGCCTATGAGAAGCCGCTGATGGCGACCATCTCGGTGGCCGTCAATGGTGCTGCGGATGCGGTCGCCGAACTTGTGTCGTTCAAGCCGATCCAGGCGTTGCAACGTATCGGATTTGTCGCAGAAGACTTTAGCGGCGCGATCAAGGGCACGGCGGAGGTCACCCTGGGTCTGATCGCCGATCAGAAACCGCCAGCGCCGGTGTGGAACGCCTATCTGCAACTGGACAAGGTTGCAATCGAAAAGCCGTTTGACGGGCGCCGGATCAGCGATTTCACCGGCACGCTTGCCGTCGATCCCAAGCTGGCGCAGATCGAAGGCTCGGCAAGGATCGACGACGTGCCGATGGACATCCGCATGAGCGAACCCGTTGCGCGGGATACCGACAGCGGGCGCGAACGGGTGGTGACGGCCAAGCTCGACAATGCCACGCGCAACAAGCTGGTGCCCGGGCTCGACGATATCATCGATGGTCCGATCTCGGTGGAACTCACCCGCCTGGGCGACAAGCGTCAGGCGGCCTCCGTCGATCTGCGCAATGCCAATCTCAATATTCCGTGGATCGGCTGGTCCAAGGGGCAAGGCATCGGCGCCAAGGCGACATTCGAGCTGAGCGAAGTGGACGGACAGACGACGATTGAAAAGTTCGTGCTGGATGGCGATGGTTTCGGGGCGAGCGGTGAGCTGTCCACCGGCCCGAAAGGCCTGATCGCGGCCAATTTCAGCAAGGTGAGGCTGGCGCCGGACGACAATCTTTCGATTGCGATCCGTCAGGTCAAAGGCACGTACAACGTGACTGTCTCGGGCAGCTCGTTCGATGCGCGGTCTTTGATTTCCAAGCTCAAGGCTCCGGCCGTCGCCGGCAAGGGGAAAGGCGATGATGTCAGCTTGCGGATCGAGGGCAAGGTCGATCGCGTCATAGGCTTTGGCGGAGAGGCACTGTCTGGATCTTCGGTGATCTACAGCGCGAGACAGGGCAAGACGACGGCGCTGGACTTCTCTGCCGTCACCAGCAGTGGCCAGGCGGTGGTCGCCAAGCTTCGCCGACCGGACGGCTTCAGCGAAGTCTCGGTGACCAGCAGCGATGCCGGCGCGCTGGTGCGTTTCATCGATCTCTACAAGCGGCTGGTGGGTGGCCTGGTGAACCTGAAGCTGAATGAAACGCCGGGCGGGGCATGGGCCGGCAATCTTGATCTGCGCAGCTTTCAGGTCGACAACGAAGAGCGGCTCCAGTCGATCGTGTCTACACCGACCGGCAGCGATGGGCGCAGCCTCAACAGTGCGGTGAAGCGCGACATCGATGTCAGCTCGGCCCGGTTCCAGCGGGCGTTCGCGCGGCTGTACTACAATGCCGGCACGCTCAGCGTGGAAAATGGCATTGTCAGGGGAGACCAGATCGGGGCGACATTCCAGGGCATCGTGCGCGACAGCAGCGGTCGGATCGATCTCACCGGCACCTTCATGCCGGCCTATGGCCTCAACCGACTGTTTGGCGAACTTCCGATCATCGGCGCCATTCTGGGCAATGGTCGCGACCGTGGACTGCTTGGCATTACCTTCAAGCTGACGGGCGCTGTTGAGCGACCCAATCTCGTGATCAATCCGCTGTCGATCATCGCGCCGGGCGTGTTTCGCCAGATCTTCGAGTTCAGGTAA
- the bcp gene encoding thioredoxin-dependent thiol peroxidase, with translation MTELAVGTAAPDFSLPSNGGGTVSLADFTGKPLVIYFYPKDSTPACTTEAIDFTSLSESFAKAGAAIVGVSPDSVKSHDKFAAKHNLSVILAADEEHQMLEAYGVWKEKSMYGKTYMGVERTTVLIDAAGKIAQIWPKVKVAGHAEAVLQAVRSL, from the coding sequence ATGACGGAATTGGCAGTTGGAACAGCAGCTCCGGATTTCTCCCTGCCCAGCAACGGCGGCGGCACCGTTTCTCTCGCCGATTTCACAGGAAAGCCGCTCGTCATCTATTTCTACCCCAAGGACAGCACCCCGGCATGCACCACGGAAGCAATTGATTTCACTTCGCTTTCCGAAAGCTTCGCGAAAGCCGGCGCAGCCATCGTCGGCGTATCGCCCGACTCCGTGAAAAGCCACGACAAATTTGCCGCCAAGCACAATCTGTCCGTGATCCTTGCAGCAGACGAAGAGCACCAGATGCTCGAAGCTTATGGCGTCTGGAAGGAAAAGAGCATGTACGGCAAGACCTACATGGGCGTCGAGCGCACGACAGTGCTGATCGATGCCGCGGGCAAGATCGCGCAGATCTGGCCCAAGGTCAAAGTGGCCGGCCACGCGGAAGCCGTCCTTCAGGCGGTTCGATCTCTCTGA
- a CDS encoding ferritin-like domain-containing protein, protein MNLVVKEPATPFRSLREAATLAIMSADLDEKTSLAQTAAIRWQERRLSLRSPLDPALPDRPGRPEKPVLVPPKGTEKRSLHTLPGRIATLHALAHIELNAVDLALDIVARFASQPVPHSFFDGWMKVAFEEAKHFRMVRDRLRDLGADYGDMPAHDGLWQAAHSTRNDLTARLAVVPLILEARGLDVTPALQEKMRETGDIESADVLSIIYEDEKGHVAVGAKWFRFLCAREKRDPARTFQDLVRANFRGNLKAPFNDVARAEAGLTPSFYRSLSSKNTS, encoded by the coding sequence ATGAACCTTGTCGTGAAGGAACCTGCAACGCCGTTCCGCTCCCTGCGCGAGGCCGCGACTCTTGCCATCATGAGCGCCGATCTCGATGAGAAGACCAGCCTTGCCCAGACCGCCGCGATCCGCTGGCAGGAGCGCAGGCTGTCGCTGCGCTCACCTCTCGACCCGGCCTTGCCGGATCGTCCGGGTCGGCCGGAAAAGCCAGTTCTTGTTCCGCCAAAAGGCACCGAAAAGCGTTCGCTTCACACTCTGCCGGGACGCATCGCCACGCTGCATGCACTGGCGCATATCGAACTCAATGCCGTCGATCTGGCGCTTGATATCGTCGCCCGATTCGCTTCGCAGCCCGTGCCGCATTCCTTCTTCGACGGCTGGATGAAGGTTGCCTTCGAGGAAGCGAAACACTTCCGCATGGTGCGCGACCGATTGCGCGACCTCGGTGCGGACTACGGCGACATGCCGGCCCATGACGGATTGTGGCAGGCAGCCCACTCCACCCGCAACGACCTGACTGCCAGGCTCGCCGTTGTGCCGCTGATCCTGGAAGCACGCGGTCTCGATGTAACGCCCGCCCTACAGGAAAAGATGCGCGAAACCGGCGACATCGAGAGCGCCGATGTCCTGAGCATCATCTACGAGGACGAGAAAGGCCATGTCGCCGTCGGCGCCAAATGGTTCCGTTTTCTCTGCGCGCGCGAAAAACGTGATCCAGCCAGGACATTCCAGGACTTGGTCCGCGCAAATTTTCGCGGAAACCTCAAGGCGCCGTTCAATGACGTTGCCCGCGCCGAAGCCGGTTTGACGCCATCATTCTATCGATCCCTTTCGTCGAAAAACACGTCTTGA
- a CDS encoding M23 family metallopeptidase, which produces MTAKANNQVFGKRREQHVVILASGDKIRHMTIRPWMAALTFCFLGVMSIGYLGATTYLVLRDNLIGATMARQARMQHDYEDRIASLRAQVDRVTSRQLLDQQVVEEKVEKLLEQQMALTSRHGRIDALLEGAASADSLPSDGPLPANRPSTGTKDEASLTTTGTHAFAALLGAKAPPKPAKTNLALGYVPMTDENVADRADKLFSHMTLSLKDIESEQMQRIATLASGATQTAAEIASILERSGVELDEALDAKTSDAIGGPYIAPSPERDFNATLNTLDAALTRLETVRDTARRLPFANPAPGREITSRFGNRPDPFFGGLAMHAGIDFRAPTGTEVHSTGAGKVVTAGLSGGYGNMVEIDHGYGLSTRYGHMSRILVKEGDKVEAGDLIGLSGSTGRSTGPHLHYEVRRGKDAVDPIRFLNAGMKLTTLIN; this is translated from the coding sequence GTGACAGCCAAGGCAAACAACCAGGTCTTTGGAAAGCGCCGTGAGCAACACGTCGTGATTCTCGCCAGTGGCGACAAGATCCGTCACATGACCATTCGTCCGTGGATGGCTGCGCTGACCTTCTGCTTTCTCGGCGTCATGTCGATCGGCTATCTCGGCGCCACCACCTATCTCGTTCTGCGCGACAACCTGATCGGAGCCACCATGGCCCGCCAGGCCCGCATGCAGCATGACTACGAGGATCGCATCGCGTCCCTGCGCGCTCAGGTGGACCGTGTCACGTCGCGCCAGTTGCTCGACCAGCAGGTGGTTGAGGAAAAAGTCGAAAAGCTGCTGGAGCAGCAGATGGCGCTGACCTCTCGTCACGGACGCATCGACGCGCTGCTCGAAGGTGCCGCCAGCGCCGACAGCCTGCCGAGCGACGGCCCTCTGCCGGCAAATCGACCGTCGACCGGCACCAAGGACGAGGCATCCCTTACGACCACCGGCACCCATGCGTTTGCTGCACTCCTGGGCGCGAAAGCTCCACCGAAACCCGCCAAGACCAACCTCGCTTTGGGTTACGTGCCGATGACGGACGAAAACGTCGCCGACCGCGCCGACAAGCTGTTTTCGCACATGACACTTTCGCTGAAGGACATCGAAAGCGAGCAAATGCAGCGCATTGCCACATTGGCATCGGGAGCGACCCAGACGGCCGCGGAAATCGCCTCGATCCTGGAGCGTAGCGGCGTGGAACTGGACGAAGCATTGGATGCAAAGACCTCTGATGCAATCGGCGGTCCCTACATCGCACCCAGCCCCGAACGCGACTTCAACGCGACCCTGAATACGCTCGACGCGGCACTGACCAGACTGGAGACCGTGCGCGATACCGCCAGGCGTCTGCCATTTGCCAATCCAGCTCCGGGGCGCGAAATCACCAGCCGCTTCGGCAACCGTCCCGATCCCTTCTTTGGTGGCCTGGCCATGCATGCCGGCATCGACTTTCGTGCACCGACAGGAACGGAAGTTCACTCCACCGGGGCTGGGAAAGTCGTCACCGCCGGCCTATCCGGCGGCTATGGCAATATGGTCGAGATCGACCATGGATACGGATTGTCGACCCGCTACGGTCACATGTCGCGCATCCTGGTAAAGGAAGGCGACAAGGTCGAGGCCGGCGATTTGATTGGTCTGTCTGGTTCGACCGGCCGATCCACCGGACCACACCTGCACTACGAGGTCCGCCGCGGAAAGGATGCGGTCGACCCCATTCGTTTCCTCAATGCCGGGATGAAGCTCACCACCTTGATCAATTGA
- a CDS encoding LysE family translocator translates to MDTTSLLAFALAFFLFAASPGPDNMTIVAKTVSSGPASGLAYGLGTVIGILIYLGLAAFGLSLIASKMGLLMTILRYAGAAYLIYMAYRLWTEPPVIPELTPGENRPRNLAGVCMTAVALNLGNPKMPLFYLALLPGFVGTSFGMANYGKLASVIVLVECIVVGGHVWIADRARALLRTPAIVRRANRIAGSALALAGIQVLVTTRSS, encoded by the coding sequence ATGGACACGACGTCGCTGCTTGCCTTTGCTTTGGCTTTTTTTCTGTTTGCCGCCTCCCCCGGTCCCGACAACATGACCATTGTCGCGAAAACGGTATCGAGTGGCCCAGCGTCCGGCCTCGCCTATGGCCTTGGTACCGTCATCGGCATCCTGATCTACCTGGGCCTTGCCGCTTTCGGCCTGTCACTGATCGCCAGCAAGATGGGTCTGCTGATGACGATCCTGCGTTATGCCGGAGCCGCATACCTGATTTACATGGCCTATCGCCTGTGGACCGAGCCTCCGGTCATCCCGGAACTCACACCGGGAGAAAACCGGCCGCGCAATCTGGCTGGTGTCTGCATGACGGCCGTCGCGCTCAATCTGGGCAATCCGAAAATGCCGCTTTTCTACCTTGCGCTGCTGCCGGGTTTCGTAGGCACCAGTTTTGGGATGGCCAACTACGGCAAGCTCGCGTCGGTCATCGTCCTGGTCGAGTGCATTGTCGTCGGCGGCCATGTCTGGATTGCCGATCGTGCACGCGCCCTGCTGCGCACGCCGGCGATCGTCAGACGAGCCAACCGGATTGCCGGCTCGGCATTGGCACTGGCTGGCATCCAGGTGCTTGTGACAACGCGCAGCAGTTAA